The proteins below are encoded in one region of Nyctibius grandis isolate bNycGra1 chromosome 7, bNycGra1.pri, whole genome shotgun sequence:
- the RPP38 gene encoding ribonuclease P protein subunit p38, with product MSVIQRGTATLRKAKKITVKTCLDNPFVFQWKTIDGEDMHFILQTLEERIKHVGLKKIETPRKKKRSLTKKQMERKCDTSTNDLPKEEETEGHRPKPGWTDIGIRRQLAIGVNEVTKALEKNELRLLLVCKSAKPAMITSHLIQLSASRATPAGQVPRLSETVAPLLGLTSILALGFKKQSDKFTEAIEAIIPKIPALEVPWFQYRTEESVAYAHTTSPENQEPEQLAEALGDELTSQKRKHKESNQLDLSNVILQPLKIKKLVPNPNKIKKPPRKKKKAFSA from the coding sequence ATGTCTGTAATTCAGCGAGGGACAGCAACGCTTcgtaaagcaaagaaaatcacTGTAAAAACGTGTCTAGATAACCcctttgtttttcagtggaaaaccaTAGATGGAGAAGATATGCATTTTATACTACAGACTTTAGAAGAAAGGATTAAACATGTTGGACTTAAAAAGATTGAGactccaagaaagaaaaaacggtcccttacaaaaaaacaaatggaaagaaagtgtGATACTAGTACCAATGACCTCCCTAAAGAAGAGGAAACGGAAGGCCATCGACCAAAACCAGGATGGACTGACATAGGTATCAGAAGACAGCTTGCTATTGGAGTTAATGAGGTTacaaaagcactggaaaaaaatgaactacGTCTCTTGCTGGTGTGCAAGTCTGCAAAACCTGCCATGATCACATCGCATCTTATTCAGCTGAGTGCAAGTCGAGCCACGCCAGCAGGCCAGGTTCCCCGTCTCAGTGAAACAGTTGCACCACTTCTTGGCTTAACATCGATTTTAGCACTAGGCTTTAAAAAGCAGTCCGATAAATTTACTGAAGCAATAGAAGCAATAATTCCAAAGATACCAGCTTTGGAAGTGCCATGGTTTCAGTACAGAACTGAAGAATCAGTGGCTTATGCACATACAACTTCTCCAGAAAATCAGGAACCTGAGCAGCTTGCAGAGGCGCTGGGGGATGAGCTCACAAGCCAGAAGCGGAAGCATAAGGAAAGCAATCAGCTCGATctttcaaatgtaattttgcAGCCTTTGAAAATCAAGAAACTTGTTCCAAATCCAAATAAGATAAAGAAACCACCtcgcaaaaagaaaaaagctttttcagcaTAA